One segment of Macrotis lagotis isolate mMagLag1 chromosome 1, bilby.v1.9.chrom.fasta, whole genome shotgun sequence DNA contains the following:
- the TMEM86B gene encoding LOW QUALITY PROTEIN: lysoplasmalogenase TMEM86B (The sequence of the model RefSeq protein was modified relative to this genomic sequence to represent the inferred CDS: deleted 1 base in 1 codon) → MGTIFRLKCNQTPPIQPPSPPMPRSHNSRGVWSNMEARGSESGRKHTPDPLLLVLRLVPFLGTCALYFYLWMPLDKPSWISALVKCLPILCLALFVRTTALARSYGRFIWAGLLCSALGDVFLIWPDQFLFGMAAFTLAHLFYLGALGWLSIRPTLMGTVAAFFGLYFWFLQSHLPSNLRLPVLVYSIILGLMLWRGLTRGKWAAYGGLFFSISDAVLAWDTFVQPLFPGRLIIMTTYYTAQALLALSTVEDQAPKTD, encoded by the exons ATGGGGACGATTTTCAGGTTAAAATGTAACCAGACCCCCCCCATTCAACCA CCTTCCCCCCCCATGCCCAGGTCACACAATTCTAGGGGTGTCTGGTCAAACATGGAGGCTCGTGGAAGTGAATCTGGGAGGAAGCACACTCCAGAT CCTCTGCTCCTGGTGCTGAGGCTGGTGCCTTTCCTGGGCACCTGTGCCCTTTATTTCTACCTCTGGATGCCCTTGGACAAGCCCAGTTGGATCAGCGCCCTAGTCAAATGTCTCCCCATCCTTTGTCTGGCTCTCTTTGTCCGCACCACTGCCCTTGCCCGGTCCTATGGCCGATTCATTTGGGCCGGTCTCCTCTGCTCCGCCCTGGGGGACGTCTTCCTCATCTGGCCAGACCAGTTCCTCTTTG GCATGGCGGCCTTCACCCTGGCTCATCTCTTCTATCTCGGGGCCCTGGGCTGGCTCTCAATACGCCCAACCCTCATGGGGACTGTGGCTGCCTTCTTCGGCCTCTACTTTTGGTTCCTGCAGTCTCACCTCCCTTCCAACCTGCGTCTCCCTGTGCTTGTCTATTCCATTATTCTGGGTCTGATGCTGTGGCGGGGGCTGACCAGAGGCAAATGGGCAGCATATGGTGGCCTATTCTTCAGCATCTCGGACGCCGTCCTGGCCTGGGACACCTTCGTGCAGCCCCTGTTCCCAGGTCGCCTGATCATCATGACCACCTACTATACTGCCCAAGCTCTACTGGCTCTGTCCACAGTGGAGGACCAGGCCCCCAAAACTGACTGA